A window from Fusobacterium sp. JB019 encodes these proteins:
- a CDS encoding oxaloacetate decarboxylase subunit alpha (Converts oxaloacetate to phosphoenolpyruvate using ATP as an energy source), translated as MRQLKITDTSFRDGQQSLIATRLTTEEIMPIIEKMDQAGYYSMEVWGGATFDSCIRFLNEDPWERL; from the coding sequence ATGCGACAGTTAAAAATAACTGATACATCTTTTAGAGATGGACAACAATCATTAATAGCTACAAGACTGACTACTGAAGAAATAATGCCGATAATTGAGAAGATGGACCAGGCAGGTTATTATTCAATGGAAGTTTGGGGAGGAGCAACATTTGATTCATGTATTAGATTTTTAAATGAAGATCCTTGGGAAAGGTTA